In Danio aesculapii chromosome 8, fDanAes4.1, whole genome shotgun sequence, the genomic stretch atatatatatatatatgtgtgtgtgaataaaggcaacgtattttggtgcatttaaacaccaaacatatttagaaattgaaagttattcaattaaattcaagcaatatatatatatatatatatatatatatatatatatatatatatatatatatatatatatatatatatatatatatatatatatatatatatattattttaaaaggaagtgtacttatttatgttacacactgcatacatGTATACACAACTAATTGAAACTAATATAAGTAATATTTACCTGTTCAGATTCATCAACAGTGCAGAAATGGCTTCACCTCTAGAATCTCGAACCTCctgaatcaaactcaggtcacagCGAGAAATAATCTAGAAATGTACAAAACGCTTATAGAAATTCcagcatttaagaaaaacttAATTTGCTATCTCAAATTACACTTGTACCTTTGTCAAAATCTCCATAACTCTCTTATTGCTGGCCTTTGCTTCTCCATAGCTTTGGATGTTGAAGGCACAGATCTTCAGAGAAATGACACAAGTCCACAAACACAGTCCAACAAAACACACCAGAAGAGGCGACCTCATTGATCACAACCTCTGGAAATACACGATCATAAGATGAAACATCACAATACTGGATACAGTATTAAGCAAATATGAAAATGTCTTTAGCTAAACCTCAGGCTTATACAACAGTGTCATATTGTGCATGTTTTGAACTGAATTTCCAGTTTTGAGTCATTTTCAGCTCCAATTCATTCATCAAAAAGTGTGTTATTATTCTAAGTATATCAAGAAAATGCATTACCGCAAAAGCATATGAAATGACTCACCCTGTAAGATGCCTGTCAAGCTTTTCTGAGTGATATAGAGCTGTAGTGGATGTTTTTTCATTGGTCTCTGGTTATCTCTACACAGGAAACCATGGTGCAAAGTTGTGTTGGGCAAGAGGAGGggcagtgtgtgaatgtgtttaaaTGAGCTGCGTCAGAACTCCAGTAGTGTGCAGGTCAGTCTGGAACACTAAAGAGAGTCACCTGTCATGACAATGTGCTTTTCAGCCATTCAACAGGACGGTATTGTCGTTTTATCCTCAGTGTGTGCTGCGAACTAAAAGAAGTGCACACTCCTATCTGGAAATCCTCTTTTAGTGAAACAAAGACACGGCTCAAAATATAGATACAGTTTAATACTTATGGCAAAATACAAAGCAAACAAAGGGAAATTGTTCAAGACTTACAATTGTGCTTGAACACTGGAATGTAccgtttttttaaatcataaatgtCATAAATGGTACAATTTATGTATGGGATACAGATTTAGATATTAGGGCATTACATCACCTTTGGTTTgtaatatgtttttacacaggTTTGGTCCCTTTTATGGAAGCTTGTTTCAcagaaaaattaacaaaaaaaaggtAATTGCGAGTTTATATCCCACATTCTGATTTATTAAATCCGAATTGTGACTTTCTATCATGGAATATCATGATGTAAACTTCATAATTATGATTTAATCAGGAGGAAAAATGTAGAAATTGCAAAACAAAGGCAGAATTGCTAGATATATTTGCAATTGTAAAGAGATAAAGGTTATTTCTAAAAAGTCAAAGTCAGAATTTGCAAGAAATGAAGTCAGATttcgaagaaaaaaaaatctcagttgtGAGAATCAGAATCACAAAAAATCTGATAAATCCAGAAttatgaggggaaaaaaaacatcattctcaggcccatagccaggggggttcgggtggttcgacaGACCCTCTTTCCttcactgacaaagtccagaatttgagCTCATTTATTCGATTTTTGACTGctgtgccatcataaattgtgaaaattctAGATAGAAAAaggctttaaaacaaatgaaatttttAACTGAGGAAAGTTGAGTTGGTCAGTTTTTATTTGcccataggctacagtttttattttaaaacaaaatcagttcattttttaaatgatggatgatgataaatttgtatttaaatttacttTGTATTTGGATTAACTTACATTTTAAATCCTTACAATTGGATATTGTAATATAATGGACACCTTTCTGTTAACGCAACAGCAAGCCCTGATGGTTGGCATGATTACAGCTAAAAAGATGATCTTACTTTATTAGAAATCTCCAAAGGCTCCCTGTTATAAGAGATGGTTGAACGAGTTGCTTTATGTCATTCAGATGGAACAACTATGTCTAAGCTGAAACCACATGGGGACCTATCTTAAGACTCTTGggaatttagcattttaattttgtaaaccttcatctttattttagctagaataaaagcagttttcaaaattattagcccctttaagctatttttttttccaatagtctacagaacaaaccattgtgcaatagcttgcctaattaccctatcctgcctagttgacctaattcacctagttaagcataagtatatttgttttaataaaaacaagttaagaTGTGTCCACCTgccggcgcaatagcctagtagttagcacgctgacatatggtgcagtagcacttcagggcgtcccgagttcaaatcctgCCTCGAGGACATTTCCCCTATCCCCTACATTTCCCATGCCCCTACCCCCTGTCTCTCTCCCACTTGACTCCCTGTCtataatactgtcctatctacttaataaaggcaaaaaggccaaaaataaaatctttaaaaaaagatgtgtccatctgtctgttttgggatatgcatcaccatatgcggtataagaataggacgtgtgctTGGATATAACTATATAATGATTAtagtttttaccacattttgttattattgttcatttatttgtttgctgaaaatttagaactgaatttagaaatagttttgaaacaaatccttGCGCTAAACAAATGAAagtaaatatgtaggctaatggatgtcttcagtggagtgcgtacgacactgtttccttatccacgaatgTAAAAAAGTAAAGAAGAAAAGTAAAAGGAAAGTAAAGaggtctgtttaacagttttctcgctggtaaagcattcagtttttccaaatgcgccatggcacgacgcaactgactcttaaagcgaAAGGGAGATGGAACTCTTattagtttaatgcacgttatgatcaaaacacaaccataactcattaagagtataagcacaaccctgttagaccatgcgctgcggcGAAAAGCGTATTTTTTTATCCTTAAAATAGCTAAAGTGGATTAAGACGCACtcctaatgcttttgcgccatgcactttagactttgcacctagatttgttaaaatagagcctaaaaactgcaataaagggtcacaattacctttttttttaaccCTGTGGCTGAAATGAGCTTCCATTAATACTAATACTTGGCTACTAATACAAAGAAgtaatttaagtaattaaaaaaaatgtgtcttGACAAAAATACTTGTACAAAATCCATtagaaacataaaataataacaataaaatataaatatgcacaagGAATCTCTATTAGCCTCTTGGTTTTGCTGTTGTCACACAGGTCTAAAGCAGAATCTATTGCGAGCGGATGCTGTCAGTATGAGGTAGTCCTCCAAACACTCCTCCAGCTCAGAGTAAAGATGACGGAGCTGCTCTCTGACAGGTGGATGATAAAACCACAGCACCGCCAACACCATCCCCATCAGGACCAGTaagagcacacacatacacagccacGACCTACAACATCCACTCTGTTCAGGGAGATAAATGAAGGGGAAAATTATTGATGGTATTGAGAAACCAATCGAAAAGGAGATGAAGTGTGGAGGATGTTGAGTATAGTACTGGTTCAATCTGCATTTGAGGCATGTAACAATATAATCAAAATAGAAAGCAGACTGAAATGATGGTTGCATGTAATTTGTAGAGTCTCACCCTGCTCTTCTTTTGGCGTGTGGTCATTGTGTTCATTTCTTCTCTACATTGGGTCAGTCTGGATTGATAGCTGTAACACTCCTGCTCTAAAGCCTCAAGGTCCGCCTGCAGCTCCATACACTGCCAACAAATGACCACTGTTTATACGACATCTTATAATAATGTTTCTCAAAAAAAGCTAAAGATTTTTACAACAGTATGTTTTTGAAAGAATatctgtttcatttttatttctatttaacatttgttttaatattttaataataaaaataacaatactaataatgcACTTTATTTGTAATGCACTTTTCTTTAAACCAATGCGCTACAAAAGAAGATGCGACacaaaaaatgatttttaaaaagtagaaaatacaaaaacagtacaaaataagCCGTCAATTAAAAGCAAGCTTAAATAAATGTGtctcaaactatttttttaagtgaTCCAAAGTTGGTGCATTTCAGATATTAATAGGAAGACCATTCCATAATTTGGGGGCTCTGAATGAGAAATCTCTTTCTCCCATAGTCTTTAGTTGACATAAAGGCTGATTGACTAACAGAGAGCCAGAAGAGCGGAGTAAGAAGAGTTTTAAAAGAGTTTTCCTCcatcttaaataattaattagatGTTCTACCATTTTACAGTCACAAAttgtgtaataaaaatattttggcaCTTTTTAgattatgtaaatatatgaaaaacgTTTCTTACATACATTTAATCTATCATCTTTATgggaaaaaaacaccaaaaatattAGGTTTTCCAATAAAAACTGCAATACAAGTAACCTGTAAACATGTCATGGACTGATGGACAAAGCACAGAGATTAAATATAgtcaagtaaaagtacagatcCTGTGATAAATTTactctattaaaataaaatgactcagTTTAACCTCAAACGTTCAtcaatattcaaaatatattaaacattatttattgattattctAGTCAGTCCTTATCAATAAGAAATATTACTGCAGACATTTAATAAGCTTATTGTACACTATCAAAATAAgtcaaatactttaaaatatcaaCTACAGAAAcgtttaaatgtgcaaataagtgaacacacacacaaacaaatcctatatttttattattatcatcgtatTTTACGAATTATGTGTATGTATACCTTGTATTTctcacattgtggggaccaaatgttcccacaagtatagcaataccagtaaaacATGTTGACCTTGTAAGGACATTTCTTTAGTCCATATGAGGAATAACAATTcaaaaatcacacagaatgaattattttgaaaatgtaaaaatgtagattGTTTTCCGtgaaggttgagtttagggttagggttgggctAGTGGGATAGATTAAACACTTTATGcagtataaaaacaaattatgtcTATGAGAactccccataaagatagctatGTGTGTCTATAATCTGAAAGCTGTATAAAGAAACCTtccatttatgtattatttattttcataggacaatatttggctgagatacaactatttaacTTTTTgatctaaatattaagaaaatcacCATTAAAGCTGTGCAGATTAAACTATAGCAATGCatacattactaatcaaaaatagGGTTTTGATAGGAAATTGACTAAATATTTTCagagaacatgatctttactcaaTACACTAATGATTTTtggtataaacaaaaaaaatctatcattttgaaCCACATGTGTGACCCATATGATTTTACAAAAGCTAAAAATATCccagactggttttgtggtctagggtcacaAAATGCAGTTGCGCGTAAAGTAGAATGTACGGATTTGTTTTTACACAGTTAAAGATGCTTATTAGTGGCCACCTATTTCAGTGGCCTCTCAGTGGCAGATCTTTACCTCTTTTTCTTTGGCTCTGAGTCTGTGTTCTGCATCTCTCAGATGTCTTGCTGGGCTGTTATCTGTTCTCAGGAGCTGGTCCAATACTGAAACTTCTTCATGTGTTTCTGTGCTACTGTTCCACCACTCATGGTTGCTTCCTTTAAGTgtgtgaaaaagagagagagaggcacaCAGATAAAGACACATATGAAGCtacatgaaatgaaatgaaagatcTGCACAGATGTGAGGTGAACCTGTGAGCTCCTGTAGATTTTCTCTCAGGGTGAGGTTTTCCTCCTGCAGCTCTGAGATGCAGGAATGAAGCTCTACTCGCTCCTGCTCAAGAGACTCGCTCTGTTTCCTCAGCATCTCCTCCTGGCCCACAGAACGCTgcacaataaaacatttacacaacaataaatgAAACATATCAGTGCATACATCCCAGCAGGCGCCTTGATGCCAATATGAAATCAAAAAACATGGCAAGAACACGAATCTATTTGAtcgtcaaaacaacatcaaattgacatttaatattgcctttaaaaaaatcaatcacaGGACTGCCCTCTAATTGATTTTCGATATGTTTTTGACACCGATATTAGCTCAGTGTTAGACATCATGGTAGTTTACATGCACTATAGGGACACTGAATTCAGTGTAAAGTTGTCATTTGGAATTGAAGATTTaagattaattaaaattttacatcaaatggatgtcaaatagacatcaaatCGTTAGGCTAagcatttttgacttttttttacgTCAATGTCTAAATgctattttgatgtttttttacatgAAGGTGTCTGTTGAGATACTTTAATACCCAAAGTTTTATGTTAACGAAAAGATATACATCACAAAGTATACCATGATGCATTCTTGGATTTTCTGATAGGCTGTGATGAAAGCAAGTTGACCACATTCTGGCTTGTGGTGTGTCTGCTTCTTTGATGTGCTTTTTGCCACTCAAGACTGTCATCATTGTTTGCTACAGTGGTTTTGCTGTACCTCTAAGTGGCCCTGCAGCTGTAGCATCTGATCAGTGCTCTCATCTTgtctcttcttcatctgactGGAGCTCTCTCTCAGCTCCTCACACAGCCTTTGCCAGTGCTGAGACTCTGACTGTGATGTCTGCAGCGCCCCCTGGAGGAGAGGATGAAACAGTGGGAATCACAATGGGATTACAGCTAGGTCTCTTATTAGGGAGGCGTTTTGTGTCATATATTTTAGGTTTCTGATAGAGGGGGTGTGATATATTGACAAGAAATTACATTtactaaaaaaatgattaatttgctGTGTTTTTTGGCTTGTTATGGATAAATATTACACTAAAGACACCAGTAGGTGCAATCAAAATCGCACACTTCCCTGCTAAATAGTATGTAATGACCAACTTCTGCTGAATGCATATTTGATGGCCACTTTACTATCATATGAGGCCACAGGAGAGAGTGTATGAATAGAAGTGAAGTAATGCAACGGATGCAGGAAGGTCATGTGATGGCGCATGTGGTACATATTCCATTCAGCGGTCACAAAATAAGTTAAGATTCAAATGTAGTATGTATTAAGGCAGTACTTAATTTCAGACAAATTATCTGTcttcagtgattcactgaataATTCAGGTGATTTGTTCAAAATGCCTAATTCATAGAAAAACATGACAGTGAATGACTGCAACTGCATAATTTTTAATCCATTTGCAggtattcatttagcagatgcttttttccaaagtgacttacaaggcaggataaaagaagcacttcaaatcaccagAGAGTAGCAGCATATAGATGCTATGATAAGTCTCACTAACTAAATATAACAGTCTATTTTTTATGCATATGGAGAGAGAGATGTCCTACAGGTATTTTTTGTGACAGCTAAAATTCTGTACACTCTTAGAAAAACAGGTACACAACGGTACAAAAAAGtttcttaaggaacagttttgtatctttgtaaaatttttactttatatggtacagaaaagacctcttatgatactgttctgtatgTTTTATGGAACAATTGAAAttaaggtacacaattgttctcataaaaaaggtacataagtgttgaacaactccttctttataacaatatctatgaaaataaatattactggaaaggcatggtgattttatgaataatttccatattaaaacatgaatcctcatttaaaagcatatgtttaaggaAACTCATAAACAATCATTATTAACTTCTGTAAtacaactggtaaaacataaaattataggttttgtaaactaaacatttaagacatttttaataaacatttggtaggtattttgttttgatgaatacattttcattattgatatccgcaacttttggcgtttgctttcctcTACACATGTGAGCTGACAAAAAtgctgcatatgcaaagtgttcatgcagacattttagtattgtaaaactaatcagacATTGTGCATATCTCCATACAATAATTTtccataattctatttctattttaaaattaagtaaattaaatgaacttttaagtgcttacaaaggtattgtgtcaAAACTgtcaattctgttccataaaaaggtagtGCCCCAGTGACAAGAGTTTGTACCTTCTTTGATACCATTTTTTGTACcatttgtaccattttttctgagagtgtacagtattTATATTCTGTATAGTATGCCTATAAGACATATTACATTCTGTGTGTTGACCAGCATAAGTTGCATTGCTTCACATTTATTTCATAAATCTTCTGCCTTGACCTTAATATCATAGAAAGTTTTTATTGTGTTGACCTTATTTTTTCACTTATGAGTGGATGCAGCCATTGGAAACGTATTGGCTCCAGttttctggtctcattcacttccactgATTTGTAGCCCTGAAAACTGCTCCATTGTGCTGCttttcctgttttgttatttaatgtataatcatAAACTCTTTTGTATGTTGAGGAAGTAAATTTACCTTTTTCTGCTGTTTGATATTCCTAGTTATTTCCCCAATAGGCAAATtaatcggaagtcctaaaacaattgCTGAGTTTACTTCCACGTTGCAGAATAAGATGAATACAGAATTTGCTACATGTTGCctattgctttatttaaattcagACAATTCTTCAGCAATAAATTGATTTTTGCCAAAGATATAGTAGGTAAAGATGTGATTTTGGATGAAGCTACTATAAATAGTttattgagaggggtctggatgcagaccggGTGCAGTTGCATGCAATGCTTTAAATGCGCATACCTAACACTACCAATCACGGTAACATCAGTAGCTCCACTgactgcattgtgtctgacattgcaagtctgagatatgcagtctcagcttgcaaatctaagtctgcatccagatactaatGGGATCACTGGCTCTCTTGGTTTGTTCAAAACTGATTAATTCTGGAACAAAACACAACAGTGAATCGCATATATGTCCATAGATTTGAAGCTATTTTGTTGATGACACAGGAAATACACAGCTAATATTGTTTCTAACTCAACAATACCTTCTTATTTGCTGGTGTGAAATTACGCAACTAAATCATATCTGAtagatataaaaaacaaaaccctATATAGAGATGtgtgttattgtttgttttgcgTTCATGGCTTGAATTAAAGTGTCAttctaactttattttaattcttttggTTTCTCAAGATGTGTTTTTCTTCTATTTTAGCAAAGTGAGCGATACATTCAATAATGTCTTCTTGAACAATGTTAAAACCACAATTACATTTAGCCTTTTAGTAGATgctttgtccaaagcgacttacaattgaggcattcagcgattcaacaagaataAGCAATACACAAGAAATGCTAGTTATACAAAGTAATTTGTTTGTGCTTAGAGAATTTAGCACTAGAGTAAGAGAATAAGAGCGTTTTTTGGGGGTTTGTTTGTTTAGATACagagcatcacggtggcgcagtgggtaaaacgatcacctcacagcaaaaaggtcgctggtttgagccccggctgggtcagttggcatttctgtgtggagtttgcatgttcccccgggttcccccacagtctaaagacgtgcgctatagatgaattgaattaggTAAATTggttgtactgtatgtgtgtgaatgcaagagcctatggatgtttcccagttttgggttgcggctggaagggcattggctgcgtaaaacatatgctgaataagttggcggttcattccactgtggtgacccctgataaataaagggactaagctgaaaagaaaaggaatgaacgAATGTTTAGAGACGGGGGGAGAGAAAGTGTTTCTACAGTACATGTGGTCTTGGTTTTGTTCACCAGGGTCATGGTGCTCTCGGAAGAGTTGGGTTTTTAATTGTCGTTTGAAGAATACAAGTGAATCTGTAGTCTTTGTGGGAATGGAAATATCATTCCACCAGCGTGGAAtattgaatgaaaaggttttggtaAGTGGAAAACTTATGGCCTCTTTGCTATGGTACCAATTATGATGTTATTGTTATtcattgttaaaacattttgaCCTCTGCAATTGGCTGCTACCTGGAGGTACTCCGACCTGCTCTGAGCTTCCGCCTTCTCATTCTCTGCCTTATAAATAGCCTTCAGAGCCTTTTGTTCATACTCCTCCCTCTGTTTTTCCATCTTCAGCACTATCCTTTTCACTCCATCCTGAGGAACCTTCTGAAAAAAGATAAATTGCACCTCTGTTTGTAGTGTTTTGAAGGACCTGAATTTTTTTACAACCAGCTTTTTCCATTCTTACAAACAAATTTctcaaatgcataaaaatattataatcaaCTTTAATTTGTCATCTGATTTGAAGTGCTTTGATGGTAAAAGATTCAAAGAAGTAATTTATATTAGTTTTGAATGCATTTAACGCATTGTTATTCTCACAGCATGCGTTTGAGCTGTTGCAGAAATGCAGCGTTGCTGTTTTACCTTGATGCAAACCTGCAGTTGAGCCTCAAGAGCTTT encodes the following:
- the LOC130233512 gene encoding TRAF3-interacting JNK-activating modulator, with amino-acid sequence MEVGPENKRSPTANYEYKVEQRAIKHREISHRNNTTSCRSPTRDLDTRQMKNELHRKRQSEFFKRRPVDHGTYLLLSPVPRRRYPMETLHATQHMTHTLTSIRRPLITSQNVKLQRDGITLAKQVSTSSKNEENELKSDVWEIPSLSSVQLRGKVKKERVLLKDITQLSNNQKTLQMASIQTESGFVTVKEADVNQLTDYLEEALQREEALKKKLSNLQKSAVTLLHSTELLWKTRCDEDVLKSKIKALEAQLQVCIKKVPQDGVKRIVLKMEKQREEYEQKALKAIYKAENEKAEAQSRSEYLQGALQTSQSESQHWQRLCEELRESSSQMKKRQDESTDQMLQLQGHLERSVGQEEMLRKQSESLEQERVELHSCISELQEENLTLRENLQELTGSNHEWWNSSTETHEEVSVLDQLLRTDNSPARHLRDAEHRLRAKEKECMELQADLEALEQECYSYQSRLTQCREEMNTMTTRQKKSRSGCCRSWLCMCVLLLVLMGMVLAVLWFYHPPVREQLRHLYSELEECLEDYLILTASARNRFCFRPV